In the Pungitius pungitius chromosome 5, fPunPun2.1, whole genome shotgun sequence genome, one interval contains:
- the ppp1r3c2b gene encoding protein phosphatase 1 regulatory subunit 3C-B-like has protein sequence MEMSSTTLLPAVGLGSMARSAGLAEIAVRLCLNQRRQLCPHVWVPILKPQRPCIRPSLPDRPCSDILAPAYPTHALPPPFDDLYDDDDDVRLPIGNRRVVFADWRGLPLTAVRVFSDEEERCDLDPLPSLQGLGSMTEEGYSCTVSTCCPGTRLKLGFLQPSADFQAFRAKLAESMVILEKCSVTEQALRGTVRVRNICFQKEVQVRITFDSWQSCRDVPCAHLQERFGGPQTDIFEFELAFPKVLDAKRRIEFCLRYLPGGHSEPFWDNNGGRNYSVDVCVTSHLCCRKNPSERA, from the exons ATGGAGATGTCGAGTACAAC CCTCCTCCCGGCGGTGGGCCTCGGCTCGATGGCCCGCTCGGCGGGTCTTGCGGAGATCGCTGTGCGGCTCTGCTTGAACCAACGCAGGCAACTGTGTCCTCATGTGTGGGTTCCCATTCTGAAGCCCCAGCGCCCCTGCATCCGTCCTTCGCTTCCAGATCGGCCGTGTTCGGACATCCTTGCCCCCGCCTATCCGACCCACGCTCTCCCACCTCCCTTCGATGACTTGTacgacgatgatgacgatgttCGGCTCCCAATCGGGAACAGACGCGTTGTTTTCGCTGACTGGCGGGGGCTGCCCCTGACCGCCGTGCGGGTGTTTTCTGATGAGGAGGAGCGGTGTGACCTCGACCCGCTGCCGTCGCTGCAGGGTTTGGGGAGCATGACGGAGGAAGGCTACAGCTGCACCGTCAGCACCTGCTGCCCAGGAACGCGGCTCAAACTGGGCTTCCTGCAGCCTTCCGCTGACTTCCAGGCCTTTCGCGCCAAGCTGGCAGAGAGCATGGTCATCCTGGAGAAGTGCAGTGTTACCGAGCAGGCCCTCCGTGGTACCGTGCGAGTCAGGAATATCTGTTTTCAGAAGGAAGTCCAAGTACGCATCACGTTTGACTCGTGGCAGAGCTGCAGGGACGTGCCCTGCGCGCACCTGCAGGAGCGCTTCGGAGGGCCTCAGACGGACatctttgaatttgaattggCCTTCCCTAAAGTGCTAGATGCCAAAAGGAGGATCGAATTCTGTTTACGTTATTTGCCGGGAGGCCACAGCGAGCCTTTTTGGGACAATAACGGCGGCCGGAACTACAGCGTTGATGTGTGCGTCACCTCACATCTCTGTTGCAGGAAGAATCCGAGTGAAAGGGCATGA
- the gins4 gene encoding DNA replication complex GINS protein SLD5 yields the protein MSDALSDDGSDVHQDDTQEEVMTPAELIGKLEEAWLNEKFSPELLENKSEVVECVMEQLSHMEANLQRVKKGDMKASVHRMEIDRIRFVLSSYLRARLQKIEKFFPHVLEREKSRGEGDPSLLSPEEFAFAKEYYANTETYLKAVALKRMPPNLQNVDMLKAVPEPCLDSFVFLRVKERQENIMVEPESDDQREYVVDLEVGSQHLMRYRTIAPLVSDGAVQLI from the exons ATGTCGGACGCTTTGTCTGATGACGGCAGCGACGTCCACCAAGATGATACTCAGGAGGAGGTCATGACCCCGGCGGAGCTGATAGGCAAACTGGAAGAA GCTTGGCTCAATGAGAAGTTCTCACCGGAGCTCCTGGAGAACAAGTCGGAGGTGGTGGAGTGTGTGATGGAGCAGCTGAGTCACATG GAAGCAAACTTGCAGCGCGTGAAGAAAGGTGACATGAAGGCCAGCGTCCACCGGATGGAAATAGACCGGATTCGGTTCGTGCTCAGCAGCTATCTGCGAGCTCGTCTGCAGAAG ATTGAAAAGTTTTTCCCGCAtgtcctggagagagagaagtcCCGGGGGGAGGGAGACCCGTCCCTGCTCTCGCCGGAGGAGTTTGCTTTTGCCAAAGA GTACTATGCCAACACAGAAACGTACCTGAAGGCCGTGGCACTGAAGCGCATGCCCCCCAACCTGCAGAACGTGGATATGCTCAAAGCAG TCCCTGAGCCGTGCCTGGACTCCTTTGTGTTTCTTCGAGTGAAGGAGCGACAGGAAAACATCATGGTTGAGCCTGAGAGCGATGACCAGag AGAGTATGTTGTGGATCTCGAAGTGGGCTCCCAGCATCTAATGCGCTATCGAACTATAGCACCGCTTGTCTCCGATGGAGCCGTGCAGTTGATTTGA